From Camelus dromedarius isolate mCamDro1 chromosome X, mCamDro1.pat, whole genome shotgun sequence, one genomic window encodes:
- the SLITRK2 gene encoding SLIT and NTRK-like protein 2 → MLSGVWFLSVLTVAGILQTESRKTAKDICKIRCLCEEKENVLNINCENKGFTTVSLLQPPQYRIYQLFLNGNLLTRLYPNEFVNYSNAVTLHLGNNGLQEIRTGAFSGLKTLKRLHLNNNKLEVLREDTFLGLESLEYLQADYNYISAIEAGAFSKLNKLKVLILNDNLLLSLPSNVFRFVLLTHLDLRGNRLKVMPFAGVLEHIGGIMEIQLEENPWNCTCDLLPLKAWLDTITVFVGEIVCETPFRLHGKDVTQLTRQDLCPRKSAGDASQRGSHADTHVQRLSPTVNPALNPTRAPKASRPPKMRNRPTPRVTVSKDRQSFGPIMVYQTKSPVPLTCPSSCVCTSQSSDNGLNVNCQERKFTNISDLQPKPTSPKKLYLTGNYLQTVYKNDLLEYSSLDLLHLGNNRIAVIQEGAFTNLTSLRRLYLNGNYLEVLYPSMFDGLQSLQYLYLEYNVIKEIKPLTFDALINLQLLFLNNNLLRSLPDNIFGGTALTRLNLRNNHFSHLPVKGVLDQLPAFIQIDLQENPWDCTCDIMGLKDWTEHANSPVIINEVTCESPAKHAGEILKFLGREAICPDSPNLSDGTILSMNHNTDTPRSLSVSPSSYPELHTEVPLSVLILGLLVVFILSVCFGAGLFVFVLKRRKGVPSVPRSANNLDVSSFQLQYGSYNTETQEKADGHVYNYIPPPVGQMCQNPIYMQKEGDPVAYYRNLQEFSYSNLEEKKEEPATLAYTISATELLEKQATPREPELLYQNIAERVKELPSAGLVHYNFCTLPKRQFAPSYESRRQNQDRINKTVLYGTPRKCFVGQSKPDHPLLQAKPQSEPDYLEVLEKQTAISQL, encoded by the coding sequence ATGCTGAGCGGCGtttggttcctcagtgtgttaaCCGTGGCCGGGATCTTACAGACGGAGAGTCGCAAAACTGCCAAAGACATTTGCAAGATCCGCTGCCTGTGCGAGGAGAAGGAAAACGTGCTGAACATTAACTGCGAAAACAAAGGATTTACAACTGTCAGCCTGCTCCAGCCCCCCCAGTATCGAATCTATCAGCTTTTCCTCAATGGCAACCTCCTGACGAGACTGTACCCGAACGAGTTCGTCAATTACTCCAACGCGGTGACTCTCCACCTCGGTAACAACGGGCTGCAGGAGATCCGGACCGGGGCGTTCAGCGGCCTGAAAACCCTCAAGAGACTGCACCTCAACAACAACAAGCTCGAGGTGCTGAGGGAGGACACCTTCCTGGGCCTGGAGAGCCTCGAGTACCTCCAGGCTGACTACAATTACATCAGCGCCATCGAGGCAGGCGCTTTCAGCAAACTGAATAAGCTCAAAGTGCTCATCCTGAATGACAACCTTCTGCTGTCCCTGCCCAGCAATGTGTTCCGCTTCGTCCTGCTGACCCACTTAGACCTGAGAGGGAACCGGCTGAAAGTGATGCCCTTCGCCGGCGTCCTTGAACACATCGGAGGGATCATGGAGATTCAGCTGGAGGAGAACCCGTGGAATTGCACTTGTGACTTGCTTCCCCTCAAGGCCTGGCTGGACACCATAACTGTTTTTGTCGGGGAGATTGTTTGCGAAACTCCCTTCAGATTGCATGGGAAAGATGTGACCCAACTGACCAGGCAAGACCTCTGTCCCAGAAAGAGTGCCGGTGACGCCAGTCAGAGAGGCAGCCACGCTGACACACACGTCCAGAGGCTGTCGCCGACGGTGAATCCTGCTCTCAACCCCACTAGGGCTCCAAAAGCCAGCCGGCCTCCCAAAATGAGAAATCGTCCGACTCCCCGGGTCACCGTGTCAAAGGACAGGCAGAGCTTTGGACCCATCATGGTGTACCAGACCAAGTCCCCAGTGCCCCTCACCTGCCCCAGTAGCTGTGTCTGCACCTCTCAGAGCTCAGACAACGGTCTCAACGTCAACTGCCAAGAAAGGAAGTTCACGAATATCTCCGACCTGCAGCCCAAACCTACCAGTCCAAAGAAACTCTACCTAACAGGGAACTATCTCCAGACTGTCTATAAGAACGACCTCCTCGAATACAGTTCTTTGGATCTGTTGCATTTAGGGAACAACAGGATCGCAGTCATTCAGGAAGGTGCCTTCACAAACCTGACCAGTTTACGCAGACTTTATCTGAACGGCAATTACCTTGAAGTGCTGTATCCGTCCATGTTCGACGGACTGCAGAGCTTGCAGTATCTCTATTTAGAGTATAATGTCATTAAGGAAATTAAGCCGCTGACCTTCGATGCTTTGATCAACCTACAGCTGCTGTTTCTGAATAACAACCTGCTGCGGTCCTTACCCGATAATATATTTGGGGGCACGGCCCTCACCAGGCTGAACCTGAGAAACAACCACTTTTCTCACCTGCCTGTGAAAGGGGTCCTGGACCAGCTTCCAGCTTTCATCCAGATAGATCTGCAAGAGAACCCGTGGGACTGCACCTGTGACATCATGGGGCTGAAGGACTGGACAGAGCACGCCAATTCCCCCGTCATCATCAATGAGGTGACCTGTGAATCTCCCGCCAAGCACGCAGGGGAGATACTGAAGTTTCTGGGGAGGGAGGCGATCTGTCCAGACAGTCCCAACTTGTCAGACGGAACCATTTTGTCTATGAATCACAACACAGACACACCTCGCTCGCTCAGTGTGTCTCCCAGTTCCTATCCTGAACTCCACACTGAAGTTCCACTCTCCGTCTTAATTTTAGGCTTGCTCGTTGTCTTTATCTTATCTGTCTGTTTCGGGGCTGGTTTATTCGTCTTTGTCCTGAAACGCCGAAAGGGGGTGCCAAGTGTTCCCAGGAGTGCCAACAACTTAGACGTGAGTTCCTTCCAGTTACAGTATGGGTCTTACAACACTGAGACTCAGGAGAAAGCCGACGGCCACGTCTATAATTACATCCCTCCGCCTGTGGGTCAGATGTGCCAAAACCCCATCTACATGCAGAAGGAAGGAGACCCAGTGGCCTATTACCGCAACCTGCAAGAGTTCAGTTACAGCAAcctggaggagaaaaaagaagagccaGCCACACTTGCTTACACGATAAGTGCCACTGAGTTGCTGGAAAAGCAGGCCACACCAAGAGAGCCCGAGCTGTTGTATCAGAACATCGCCGAGCGGGTCAAGGAGCTCCCGAGCGCAGGGCTCGTCCACTATAACTTTTGTACCTTACCTAAAAGGCAGTTCGCCCCTTCGTATGAATCTCGACGCCAAAACCAAGACAGAATCAATAAAACCGTTTTGTATGGAACTCCCAGGAAATGCTTTGTGGGGCAGTCCAAACCAGACCACCCTTTACTGCAAGCTAAGCCGCAGTCAGAACCAGACTACCTCGAAGTTCTGGAAAAACAAACTGCAATCAGTCAGCTGTGA